One window of the Cryptomeria japonica chromosome 7, Sugi_1.0, whole genome shotgun sequence genome contains the following:
- the LOC131056891 gene encoding glycine-rich RNA-binding protein 10-like — translation MGGGDGEGGGGGGGGGRGGFGGGGGGGGWLQRRGKGGKPLRLSQGPLIQGAARAGGRDVGGGEGGDVAMEMGQGVVGGEEGDLRDVVMVWL, via the coding sequence atggGGGGTGGAGATGGTGAGGGAGGTGGAGGAGGGGGAGGAGGGGGAAGgggaggttttggaggaggaggtggtggaggagggtGGTTACAAAGGAGAGGCAAAGGTGGGAAGCCCTTACGACTGTCACAAGGTCCACTGATACAGGGAGCAGCAAGAGCGGGAGGGAGAGATGTTGGTGGTGGAGAGGGTGGTGATGTAGCTATGGAGATGGGACAGGGAGTCGTAGGTGGGGAAGAGGGGGACCTACGAGATGTGGTAATGGTATGGCTGTAG